In a genomic window of Lepisosteus oculatus isolate fLepOcu1 chromosome 5, fLepOcu1.hap2, whole genome shotgun sequence:
- the LOC102695968 gene encoding cysteine and histidine-rich domain-containing protein 1: protein MMSVLCYNKGCGQRFNPEDNPDDGCTYHPGVPVFHDALKGWSCCKRRTTDFSDFLSIPGCTKGPHNKEKPPEPVKTEDKKDSTEDLKSKFNEYVIQGPKPVESFQRPSADEPFVRLQYKVSPSLKQALEKLKLSEVNDQEKSENEGEEVKIGTSCTNGGCSKTFAGPESNEETCLYHAGVPIFHEGMKYWSCCKRKTSDFNTFLSQEGCTRGNHFWRKKDSGKKIVPCRFDWHQTGSQVVISIYAKNAVPELSYVEGNSTVLKIHIIFEGEKEFDQEINLWGVIDVKKCVMNMSATKIEIAMKKAEPMSWARLDLPPAKILQKEKDSENGDVDD, encoded by the exons ATGATGTCTGTGCTGTGTTATAATAAAGGTTGCGGACAGCGCTTTAACCCCGAGGATAATCCTGATG ATGGTTGTACGTATCATCCTGGAGTACCCGTGTTTCACGATGCCTTGAAG GGGTGGTCTTGCTGTAAAAGACGGACAACTGACTTTTCAGACTTTTTGAGCATCCCA GGTTGTACAAAGGGTCCTCATAACAAGGAGAAGCCTCCTGAGCCTGTTAAGACAGAAGATAAAAAAGATTCAACAGAGGATCTAAAATCAAAATTCAATGAATATGTGATTCAGGGCCCAAAACCGGTAGAAAGTTTCCAAAGACCAAG TGCCGATGAGCCATTTGTAAGGCTGCAATATAAAGTTTCACCTTCACTGAAACAGGctttagaaaaattaaaactcTCAGAAGTCAATGATCAAGAAAAGTCAG aaaacgAGGGAGAAGAAGTGAAAATTGGTACATCGTGTACAAATGGAGGCTGTTCAAAG ACTTTTGCTGGGCCGGAAAGCAATGAGGAGACCTGTCTATATCATGCTGGAGTACCTATTTTTCATGAAGG GATGAAGTACTGGAGCTGCTGCAAGAGGAAAACCTCAGATTTTAACACCTTTTTGTCTCAAGAAGGCTGTACAAGAGGAAACCACTTCTGGAGAAAAAAGGACTCT gggaaaaaaattgTGCCCTGTAGATTTGACTGGCATCAGACTGGAAGTCAAGTGGTAATTTCAATCTATGCCAAAAATGCTGTCCCAGAACTGAGCTACGTGGAAGGAAATAGTACTGTG CTAAAAATTCACATCATATTTGAAGGCGAAAAGGAGTTTGATCAAGAAATTAACTTATGGGGT GTTATTGACGTGAAAAAATGCGTTATGAACATGTCGGCTACAAAGATTGAAATCGCCATGAAGAAAGCAGAGCCAATGTCATGGGCCCGACTGGATCTGCCTCCTGCAAAGATCTTGCAAAAGGAGAAAGACAGTGAAAACGGTGATGTTGACGATTAG